Part of the Verrucomicrobiota bacterium genome is shown below.
CCGCACGCGTCAGGGGAAGCTTGGTTTGCTCAAAGTCAGCCACCAGCATCTCCAGCATCTGCGGCACCAGCTCTTCAGCCGGTTGGTGCGCGGAGCGCCGGACGCCCATCTCGCCATGCAGGCCCATGCCGATCTCAATTTCTCCTTCCGGAAGCTCAAACATCGGTTGGCCGGTATCGACGGCCGTGGCCGCCCGGGACGCCACCCCTAACGAGCGGGTATGGAGGTTGATCTTTTCGCCGATTCGAACCACGTCGGTAAACGACAGGCCGCGATCGGCTGCCGCCGAAATGACTTTGATGACGAAGATGTCGCCGGCGATTCCACGCCGGTCCTCCAACTGCGGGACCTGAGCGGAAGCGATGTCGTCGTGGACCCGGACCTCAGCTACCTGAAGGCCGTTTTCCTTCGCTTCGTCGGCGGCCACGCTGAAATTCAGCACGTCCCCGGAATAATTCCCGTAGACCAGGACCACTCCTTCATCCGGCTTGACCGCCTCAATTACCGCGGAGATCGCATCCGGCGCGGGTGCCGCAAACACCTGGCCCGCAACCGCACCGTCAGCCAGCCCGGGGCCGGAAATCCCCAGAAAG
Proteins encoded:
- a CDS encoding dihydroxyacetone kinase subunit DhaK; translated protein: MRYFTHDPETAIEHALSGILAYTGVPLQRVGTHLAVVCPENANRKVRIVVGGGSGHEPLFLGISGPGLADGAVAGQVFAAPAPDAISAVIEAVKPDEGVVLVYGNYSGDVLNFSVAADEAKENGLQVAEVRVHDDIASAQVPQLEDRRGIAGDIFVIKVISAAADRGLSFTDVVRIGEKINLHTRSLGVASRAATAVDTGQPMFELPEGEIEIGMGLHGEMGVRRSAHQPAEELVPQMLEMLVADFEQTKLPLTRAAVMINGLGSTTVLELLAISGHVRKFLDTHSVPVAYQAAGQFATSLDMAGFSITISQLDDELEGLLAAPCRSFCFTKS